The following are encoded together in the Vigna unguiculata cultivar IT97K-499-35 chromosome 2, ASM411807v1, whole genome shotgun sequence genome:
- the LOC114174658 gene encoding LOW QUALITY PROTEIN: F-box/FBD/LRR-repeat protein At1g13570-like (The sequence of the model RefSeq protein was modified relative to this genomic sequence to represent the inferred CDS: inserted 2 bases in 2 codons; deleted 1 base in 1 codon), with amino-acid sequence MVDVMGPDLISDLPQSIIESILVQLPIRDAVRTSILSSKWRYKWALITQLVFDDKCVPFSNDREVVEMSVVKFITRVLFLHQGPIHKFQITNSKLQSCPEIDQWILFLSRNDIKELVMELGEGEFFRIPSSLFNCRKLTRLELSRCELDPPXYFKGFVCLRSLNLHQVLISPDAVESLISRCPLLESLSLSYFDNLALTISAPNLKYLYLEGEFKDICLEDTPXLVEISIAMYMTDDIAEHFEQSSNCNFLKFLGGVPNLEKLVGLIYFTKYLSIGIDSVHLPIMYHNLETIELYQVNFEDTKEIFVILRMITSSPNLKELQISGSSNIPVAVDAPDLDFWEKGCLLDSALNKLKTMKLSEMGGWPHEIEFIKYLLCRSPVLETLSIIPCVFDMENNLKMLIELVKCRRASSRAEVIFIHE; translated from the exons ATGGTTGATGTGATGGGTCCTGACTTGATTAGTGACCTTCCACAGAGCATTATAGAGAGTATTCTGGTGCAGCTTCCAATTAGAGATGCTGTGAGAACTAGCATTTTGTCTAGTAAATGGAGATACAAATGGGCTTTAATTactcaacttgtgtttgatgaCAAATGTGTGCCCTTCAGTAATGATAGGGAGGTTGTTGAGATGAGTGTTGTCAAGTTCATCACCAGGGTGTTGTTTCTTCACCAAGGGCCAATTCATAAGTTTCAGATTACGAATTCGAAGTTGCAAAGCTGTCCTGAAATTGATCAGTGGATTCTTTTCCTCTCGAGAAATGATATCAAGGAGTTGGTTATGGAGTTAGGAGAAGGGGAGTTTTTTAGAATACCTTCAAGTCTTTTCAATTGTAGGAAGTTGACTAGGTTGGAGCTCTCGCGGTGCGAGTTGGACCCGC CATATTTCAAGGGGTTTGTGTGCTTGAGGAGCCTCAACCTTCACCAAGTCTTGATATCCCCTGATGCAGTTGAGAGCCTAATTTCCAGATGCCCTCTCTTGGAGAGTTTATCACTGTCATATTTTGATAATCTGGCTCTTACTATATCTGCCCCGAATCTTAAATACTTGTATCTTGAAGGTGAATTCAAGGATATATGTCTTGAAGATACTC CTTTGGTGGAAATATCTATTGCTATGTATATGACTGATGATATTGCTGAGCACTTTGAGCAAAGCTCAAACTGCAATTTTCTCAAGTTTCTTGGTGGTGTGCCTAATCTTGAGAAGCTTGTCGGGCTTATCTACTTCACAAAG TATTTGAGCATAGGTATTGATTCGGTGCATCTT CCAATAATGTAccacaatttggagactattgaatTATATCAAGTAAATTTTGAGGATACAAAAGAGATATTTGTCATCCTTCGCATGATTACAAGTTCTCCCAATCTAAAAGAGCTACAAATTTCA GGTTCATCGAACATACCCGTTGCTGTAGATGCCCCGGACTTGGATTTTTGGGAAAAAGGATGCCTTTTAGATTCTGCACTTAACAAGCTTAAAACCATGAAGTTGTCAGAAATGGGTGGTTGGCCACATGAGATagaatttatcaaatatttgcTTTGCCGTTCTCCTGTGCTTGAGACATTGAGTATCATTCCCTGTGTATTTGACATGGAgaataatttgaaaatgttgatcGAATTGGTGAAATGTCGAAGAGCTTCTTCTAGAGCAGAAGTTATTTTCATCCACGAGTGA